The following coding sequences lie in one Tichowtungia aerotolerans genomic window:
- a CDS encoding sodium:solute symporter family transporter, producing MSLSWIDILVLVVYFALTLGIGAWFSRKNTSTEEYFLGGRSFPGWALGLSLVGTCMSSVTFLSHPADAFKTSLIRLTIAFSFPLVALFGAYVLLPFFRRGTISSAYEYLAQRFGRSVSCYAACIFFLIQIIRVSTILYLISLLIHTVTGMDFVTCLLVAGGVTALYTVSGGFDAVIWTDVMQTLTLISGSFIMIGLIIFKTDGGFASLIQAALDHGKLSLVKDISAVTGQLEPIGGGFSLGEKTFAMLLIMGVVQFMNSQFDQTSIQRWCSAKSPKEARKAILVLAFSAVPIWASFMFAGTMLWAYFYFNPDPAVSEMLSGVRKAEEIVPYFVVHYMPVGLSGLVIAGALAAAMSSLSSSINAASMVWVNDIYKPYLVKLQSDKHYLKVGFLASTVVSLLMLLGAWLFYKADAKTLNDLGWILSSVCGGGMVGIFFLGVFSRRGDYRAIWTALLVNALVTSYILLDSRGVVPGPLSLSIDLYYAALIGNVLTFIIAWLSSFVFKSRVEDLTNLTVWDQDGCPLV from the coding sequence ATGAGTCTGAGTTGGATTGATATTTTAGTACTAGTGGTTTATTTCGCGCTGACGCTGGGAATCGGTGCCTGGTTTTCCCGAAAGAACACCAGTACGGAGGAATATTTTCTGGGTGGTCGGTCGTTCCCCGGCTGGGCGTTGGGGTTGAGTCTGGTGGGAACCTGCATGAGTTCTGTGACGTTTCTTTCCCATCCGGCCGATGCGTTTAAGACCTCTCTGATTCGCCTCACGATTGCGTTTAGTTTTCCGCTGGTTGCGCTGTTCGGAGCGTATGTGCTGCTTCCGTTTTTTCGGCGAGGAACTATTTCGTCGGCCTATGAATATCTGGCGCAGCGGTTCGGGCGCTCTGTGTCCTGTTATGCCGCCTGCATTTTCTTTCTGATCCAGATCATTCGCGTGAGCACGATCCTCTATTTGATTTCACTGCTGATTCATACGGTGACCGGTATGGACTTCGTGACCTGTCTTCTTGTCGCTGGTGGCGTGACCGCGCTTTACACCGTCAGCGGCGGTTTCGACGCGGTGATCTGGACGGATGTAATGCAGACGCTGACGCTGATTTCAGGTTCTTTCATTATGATTGGGCTGATTATTTTCAAAACTGACGGCGGGTTCGCATCGTTGATTCAGGCGGCATTGGACCATGGCAAACTATCGCTGGTTAAGGACATCAGCGCCGTGACCGGTCAGCTTGAGCCGATCGGCGGCGGTTTTTCTCTAGGCGAAAAAACGTTTGCGATGCTTTTGATCATGGGTGTGGTTCAGTTTATGAACAGTCAGTTCGACCAGACCAGTATTCAGCGCTGGTGTTCCGCTAAGTCACCCAAAGAGGCGCGCAAGGCGATTCTGGTGCTGGCGTTCAGCGCGGTTCCGATCTGGGCAAGCTTCATGTTCGCCGGAACCATGCTCTGGGCTTACTTCTATTTCAATCCGGACCCGGCTGTTAGCGAGATGCTTTCCGGGGTGCGGAAGGCCGAAGAGATCGTTCCGTATTTTGTGGTGCACTACATGCCGGTTGGGTTGTCGGGGCTGGTGATTGCCGGGGCACTGGCGGCGGCAATGTCTTCGCTCAGTTCCAGTATCAACGCGGCCAGTATGGTTTGGGTGAATGACATCTATAAACCGTACCTGGTTAAGCTGCAGAGCGATAAACATTATTTGAAGGTCGGATTCTTGGCATCGACCGTGGTTTCTCTGCTGATGCTGCTCGGCGCCTGGCTGTTTTATAAAGCTGATGCAAAAACGCTGAATGATCTGGGGTGGATTCTTTCCAGCGTCTGTGGCGGCGGCATGGTGGGAATTTTCTTTCTGGGTGTATTTTCTCGTCGAGGTGACTATCGTGCGATCTGGACAGCCTTGCTTGTGAACGCATTGGTGACCTCCTATATCCTGCTGGACAGTCGCGGTGTGGTTCCCGGTCCGCTGTCCCTTTCTATTGATCTTTATTATGCGGCACTGATCGGAAACGTGCTGACGTTCATTATTGCCTGGTTGAGCAGCTTTGTTTTCAAGAGCAGGGTGGAGGATTTGACCAACCTGACGGTCTGGGATCAGGATGGCTGTCCGCTGGTTTAA
- a CDS encoding exo-alpha-sialidase, giving the protein MADVFKKTVLIWGMIVLSCLAGERRRVQLPDPNAPIRVSSELLKKADDATWGLPEIPGVELKTVYRANPETGTFVNHPQLAFFKGRMYVGFQLCPSNEDSNDSVAVYSSSVDLKTWTAPEVIGPPAEGNYFRASVGWMQDEKNLYALVLRRDEIGTVNETEYRVTSDGKTWSDLEVLVPDMMGSAGARPITPGGRFLLSGHGDRERNGAVQYETVFYYHDGDDLSKGWVRSDSSHEILKYGSSDRVMSRGIEADWFRRPDGVLVQVQRDVVRSGYVMACVSDDQGATWGHPFLTDIPDSSNMQCAGNLPDGTCYMITTPGPVHVPNDNLQPRMPLVLWLSRDGTVFDRAFLIRSTPPVRRYEGKSKTAGYSYVGALAHEEFLYITYATNKEDVEISCVPLVGLYD; this is encoded by the coding sequence ATGGCTGATGTGTTTAAAAAAACCGTTTTAATATGGGGAATGATCGTCCTTTCGTGTCTGGCCGGAGAGCGTCGGCGGGTTCAGTTGCCTGACCCGAATGCTCCAATTCGGGTGAGTTCGGAACTGTTGAAAAAAGCCGACGATGCCACGTGGGGGCTTCCTGAAATTCCGGGAGTGGAATTGAAAACGGTTTATCGCGCAAATCCCGAGACGGGAACATTTGTGAATCATCCACAGCTTGCTTTTTTTAAGGGCCGAATGTATGTCGGGTTTCAGCTTTGTCCTTCAAACGAAGATTCGAATGATTCTGTTGCGGTGTACAGCAGCAGTGTGGATTTGAAGACATGGACGGCGCCCGAAGTGATCGGGCCGCCAGCGGAGGGAAATTATTTTCGTGCCAGTGTCGGCTGGATGCAGGATGAGAAAAATCTATATGCACTGGTTCTGCGCCGAGACGAGATCGGTACTGTCAATGAAACTGAGTATCGGGTGACGTCGGACGGGAAGACCTGGTCTGATTTGGAGGTATTGGTTCCGGATATGATGGGCTCTGCCGGGGCGCGGCCAATTACGCCGGGAGGGCGTTTTCTGCTGTCCGGGCATGGGGATCGTGAACGGAACGGGGCCGTACAGTATGAAACCGTTTTTTATTATCATGACGGTGATGATTTATCCAAAGGCTGGGTGAGAAGTGACTCGTCACATGAGATTCTGAAATACGGCAGTTCGGACAGGGTGATGTCCCGGGGAATTGAGGCGGACTGGTTTAGGCGTCCGGACGGCGTGCTCGTACAGGTCCAGCGTGACGTTGTCAGAAGCGGCTATGTGATGGCTTGTGTCAGTGATGATCAGGGAGCGACCTGGGGTCACCCATTTCTGACCGATATTCCCGATTCCTCCAATATGCAGTGTGCCGGGAACCTTCCGGATGGCACCTGTTACATGATTACAACGCCGGGGCCGGTTCATGTCCCCAATGATAATTTGCAGCCGCGTATGCCGCTGGTTTTGTGGTTGAGCCGGGACGGCACTGTTTTCGATCGGGCATTTTTGATTCGTTCGACGCCGCCGGTGCGGCGGTATGAGGGGAAAAGTAAGACAGCAGGGTATAGTTACGTCGGCGCGCTGGCGCATGAGGAATTTTTATACATCACCTATGCAACCAATAAAGAAGATGTTGAAATTTCATGTGTTCCTTTGGTCGGCTTGTATGATTAA
- a CDS encoding LamG-like jellyroll fold domain-containing protein, which yields MRNLCATVLTVLFAFTSAYSALVAHWDFSDQTYNDQIGSLNGSAVGTVSIVPSGNYRFDYALQTTASANNANYLNIGNIGSLGIYTNSFTLSYWFKASQATVDAGSGEVWESYSGNSSVGYEGIQSVLRKTSQSSAGKLYSVVAENGTTSTALLNNGVLADDNWHWIVIRYDGATDELKYFEDGVHIAYRDQTRIASLATEAARDARLGDGFGGLIADVRIYDAALSFTTDANSVVTGGELSEFYSGLPAALVAHWNFDGESYEDRVGSNDGQPLGACSIVPSGNGYFTNAVQTGSTRNSDVFNVGTLANLNLSTNGFTLSYWIKHDPFVNAAGFVDVFESNAQSMGMRTTLRASNISSPNRAYTSIEGLDGADELLNGGTMADGEWHWVVIRYDGETDTAHYFEDGHFYDTEVGIFTLTDGARKVYIGNGFDGLIGDIRIYNGPLSYTLNDSNDIVGGELDAINVPVTDDVDDDGIPNTWEELYFGNLTGAVPGDDPDADGHNNEAEYIAGSDPTDPASYFAAYFKADSSLEWNAVSGRVYSIYWSSDLISGFQCLESNVVWTGSNFVDAAHSADSQGFYRVDVRFE from the coding sequence ATGAGAAACTTATGTGCAACTGTTTTGACAGTTTTGTTTGCGTTCACTTCGGCATATTCAGCATTGGTGGCGCACTGGGATTTCAGTGATCAGACGTATAACGATCAGATCGGCAGCTTGAACGGCAGTGCCGTCGGAACCGTTTCAATTGTTCCTTCCGGCAATTACCGCTTTGATTACGCTCTCCAGACGACCGCTTCGGCTAATAACGCAAATTATTTGAATATCGGCAATATTGGTTCGCTGGGGATTTACACCAACAGTTTTACGCTGTCGTATTGGTTCAAGGCCAGCCAGGCAACCGTGGACGCCGGGTCCGGCGAGGTATGGGAAAGCTACTCAGGAAACTCTTCTGTTGGCTATGAAGGGATTCAGTCTGTCTTGCGCAAAACCAGTCAGTCCAGTGCCGGTAAGTTGTACTCTGTCGTTGCGGAAAACGGCACCACGTCAACTGCGCTGCTGAACAATGGGGTTCTGGCGGATGACAACTGGCATTGGATTGTCATTCGCTACGACGGCGCCACAGATGAGCTGAAGTATTTTGAGGACGGGGTGCACATTGCGTATCGTGACCAGACCCGCATTGCGTCGCTGGCCACAGAGGCTGCCCGGGATGCCCGTTTGGGGGATGGCTTCGGCGGTCTGATTGCTGACGTGCGGATTTATGATGCCGCGTTGTCTTTCACAACGGATGCAAACAGTGTCGTGACAGGCGGTGAGTTGAGCGAGTTTTATTCAGGTCTGCCCGCCGCGTTGGTAGCCCACTGGAATTTCGATGGGGAATCCTACGAAGACCGTGTGGGAAGCAATGATGGTCAGCCGCTTGGAGCCTGTTCGATTGTTCCTTCCGGAAATGGATACTTCACAAATGCTGTTCAAACCGGATCGACTCGCAATTCCGATGTTTTCAATGTGGGCACATTGGCAAATCTGAATCTGTCCACCAATGGTTTTACGCTGTCCTATTGGATTAAGCATGACCCGTTTGTGAATGCCGCAGGATTTGTTGATGTCTTTGAGAGTAATGCCCAGAGCATGGGAATGCGCACGACATTGCGAGCGAGTAATATTTCCAGTCCCAACCGGGCTTACACCTCAATTGAGGGGCTTGATGGTGCGGACGAGCTTCTGAACGGGGGAACCATGGCGGATGGCGAGTGGCACTGGGTTGTGATTCGCTATGACGGTGAGACCGATACGGCGCACTATTTTGAGGATGGACATTTTTATGATACAGAAGTCGGTATCTTTACTCTGACCGATGGAGCCCGGAAGGTTTATATCGGAAACGGCTTTGATGGCCTGATTGGCGATATCCGCATCTATAACGGTCCGCTGAGCTACACGCTGAATGATTCCAATGATATCGTGGGCGGTGAACTGGATGCGATTAACGTTCCTGTTACGGATGACGTAGATGACGATGGCATTCCCAACACCTGGGAAGAGCTCTATTTCGGTAACTTGACTGGGGCCGTGCCGGGAGATGATCCGGATGCGGACGGCCATAATAACGAGGCTGAATATATTGCCGGCAGCGATCCGACCGATCCGGCCTCTTATTTCGCTGCGTATTTCAAAGCCGACTCCTCCCTGGAGTGGAATGCGGTTTCCGGACGCGTTTATTCGATTTACTGGAGTTCTGATCTGATCAGCGGCTTCCAGTGTCTGGAAAGTAATGTGGTTTGGACCGGTTCCAACTTTGTTGATGCAGCCCACAGTGCTGATTCGCAAGGGTTTTACCGGGTGGATGTGCGGTTCGAGTAA
- a CDS encoding LamG-like jellyroll fold domain-containing protein, protein MKRVCAGLMVFVAAALPSYAGLVAWWDFSDGTYRARAGALDGVAVGTVSVVDVTDSAVPFEKALRTAASGNNENYLNIGNIGSLGIYSNSFTLSYWVKASQATVDAGSGEVWESYSGSSASGYEGIQSVLRKSSQSNAGKLYTVVAENGTTSTKLLNHGILTNDQWHWIVIRYDGATDELKYFEDGVHVVYRDEIRIATLATQLERDARLGDGFGGLIADVRIYDTALSFSTDDFGAVISGELSEVPLKPEPPAPPPPAKLVGHWDFSDGAYDDLVGSNEGDPRGIYSIVPSGNEYFANAIEIGPTRNIDYFNVGTLENLNIGTNSFTVSYWVKHAAFTNVNGYVNTFESKQGGMGITTVLRASNISNPNRAYTTMESLDGTDGLLNGGTVADGAWHWIVIRYDGETDTADYFEDGHLYDTETGIFSLTDGLRKVFIGNGLDGQMGDIRIYNGALSYTLDGTGDVVGGQLATVTENWGVEYAVCPSDYQLYPRDRATDTAVVQISGAVSNGAVSSVLLRVFRDDVLSSTATQSLVFVDGAAPFAFDTTIAAETNNYDFEILLSKDGQENLVRRVEDVVAGDVFVIQGQSNADARLYDGSASENESPFIRTFGMNSDVAEVTETTRKWFLAKGDGSRGIPGGVGQWGLRMARLLVDEYQVPVAILNGAHGGRPIDFFQRNDAMAKDLNTNYGRLLYRAQAAGVADAIRSILWYQGESDQGDGDVHETGFVALYTDWKEDYPSVERFYIHQVRVGCGVDKNDVDLRDRQRCLPDTYPDMTVMSTTGVNGHEGCHYFYETGYKEIGNHIAALVAVDLYGSANTANVTAPNVDYVYFSKPTCDEITVVVRKPEDLLTFDAAASADFLLEGSPVAVTNGVIGANNTMVLSLDGDASGATGLSYTGHSYDGAWVTNAAGVGLLTFYNVPVRKGDSDNDGLADEWEAHFFGDAMGASPNEDSDSDGQSNLQEYIAGCDPTSSNSFFSARLSSDCVLGWNEVSGRVYSVYWTSNLLGGFQCLESNIPWTGSGFVDAAHHAEPLGFYRVEVQLQ, encoded by the coding sequence ATGAAGAGAGTGTGTGCGGGTCTGATGGTTTTCGTTGCGGCGGCATTGCCGTCGTATGCGGGACTGGTGGCGTGGTGGGATTTCAGCGACGGGACGTATCGTGCTCGGGCCGGAGCTCTGGATGGGGTTGCTGTTGGAACGGTTTCCGTTGTAGACGTGACCGATTCGGCTGTACCTTTTGAGAAGGCCCTGAGAACAGCAGCTTCCGGTAATAATGAGAATTACCTGAATATCGGCAATATCGGTTCGTTGGGAATTTACTCAAACAGCTTTACCTTGTCGTATTGGGTTAAGGCCAGCCAGGCTACGGTGGATGCCGGGTCGGGTGAGGTCTGGGAGAGCTATTCGGGAAGTTCCGCCTCTGGCTATGAGGGAATTCAGTCAGTTCTTCGTAAATCGTCGCAGTCCAATGCCGGCAAGTTGTATACCGTGGTTGCTGAAAACGGCACAACCTCAACCAAGCTGCTGAATCATGGCATTTTGACGAATGATCAGTGGCATTGGATTGTGATTCGCTACGATGGCGCAACAGATGAGCTGAAATATTTTGAGGATGGGGTGCATGTTGTCTATCGCGATGAGATCCGCATTGCTACCTTGGCAACCCAGCTCGAGCGGGATGCTCGACTGGGAGATGGGTTCGGCGGGCTGATCGCGGATGTTCGGATTTATGACACTGCTCTTTCTTTTTCAACCGATGACTTCGGAGCGGTAATTAGTGGGGAGCTCAGTGAGGTTCCGCTGAAGCCGGAGCCTCCTGCGCCGCCTCCACCGGCAAAGTTGGTGGGTCATTGGGATTTCAGCGATGGGGCATACGATGATTTAGTGGGAAGCAACGAAGGCGATCCACGTGGGATTTATTCGATTGTTCCATCGGGAAATGAATATTTCGCGAATGCGATTGAAATTGGGCCGACACGCAATATCGATTATTTCAATGTCGGAACGTTGGAAAACCTCAATATAGGAACCAACAGTTTTACCGTGTCGTATTGGGTGAAACATGCCGCCTTCACCAATGTCAATGGGTATGTCAACACGTTTGAAAGCAAGCAAGGCGGGATGGGGATAACCACCGTGCTGCGCGCGAGTAATATTTCCAATCCGAACCGGGCTTATACCACCATGGAAAGTTTGGATGGCACGGACGGCCTGCTGAACGGAGGAACTGTTGCGGATGGTGCATGGCACTGGATTGTTATTCGCTATGACGGCGAGACAGATACCGCGGATTATTTTGAAGACGGTCATCTGTATGATACGGAGACCGGAATTTTTTCTCTAACCGACGGACTGCGCAAAGTATTTATCGGAAATGGCCTGGATGGTCAGATGGGCGACATTCGCATTTATAATGGTGCTTTGAGTTATACCTTGGATGGAACCGGTGATGTCGTTGGAGGCCAGTTGGCCACTGTTACGGAAAACTGGGGCGTTGAGTATGCTGTCTGTCCGTCGGATTATCAATTGTATCCCCGTGACCGGGCCACCGATACGGCGGTTGTTCAAATCAGCGGAGCGGTAAGCAACGGTGCTGTGTCTTCTGTTTTGTTACGTGTTTTTCGGGATGACGTGTTGAGCAGTACGGCGACCCAGTCTCTGGTGTTCGTGGATGGGGCCGCTCCGTTTGCGTTCGACACCACGATTGCTGCCGAGACGAATAACTATGATTTTGAAATCCTGCTTTCAAAAGACGGCCAGGAAAACCTGGTGCGGCGCGTCGAGGATGTGGTGGCGGGAGATGTGTTTGTTATTCAGGGCCAGTCCAATGCGGATGCTCGTCTGTATGACGGATCGGCCAGTGAAAACGAAAGCCCGTTTATTCGCACCTTCGGAATGAACAGCGACGTCGCTGAGGTGACCGAAACAACTCGGAAGTGGTTTTTAGCCAAGGGTGACGGAAGCCGCGGCATTCCAGGCGGGGTCGGGCAGTGGGGACTGCGCATGGCGCGGCTGTTGGTCGATGAGTATCAGGTGCCGGTGGCCATTCTTAACGGTGCGCATGGCGGGCGGCCCATTGATTTTTTCCAGCGCAACGACGCGATGGCGAAGGATTTGAATACAAACTACGGCCGGTTGCTCTACCGGGCGCAAGCGGCCGGCGTGGCCGATGCGATCCGCTCGATTCTGTGGTATCAGGGTGAATCCGATCAAGGAGACGGCGACGTCCATGAAACCGGTTTTGTTGCGCTGTATACTGACTGGAAAGAAGATTACCCGTCGGTTGAACGGTTTTACATTCATCAGGTTCGCGTTGGGTGTGGTGTGGACAAGAATGATGTGGACCTGCGTGATCGGCAGCGCTGCCTGCCGGATACCTATCCGGACATGACGGTTATGTCGACGACCGGGGTTAACGGGCATGAGGGTTGTCACTATTTTTATGAAACCGGATATAAGGAAATCGGGAATCATATCGCGGCGCTTGTCGCGGTTGACCTGTACGGTTCAGCCAATACGGCGAATGTAACGGCTCCCAATGTCGATTATGTTTATTTCAGCAAACCGACCTGCGATGAGATTACGGTTGTGGTGCGTAAGCCGGAGGACCTGTTAACCTTTGATGCCGCTGCTTCTGCGGATTTTCTGCTGGAAGGTTCGCCGGTCGCGGTGACAAACGGAGTCATCGGGGCGAACAATACAATGGTTCTGTCGCTGGACGGCGATGCGTCCGGTGCGACCGGCCTGTCTTATACCGGGCATAGCTATGACGGCGCCTGGGTGACGAATGCCGCCGGTGTCGGCCTGTTGACATTCTATAATGTTCCGGTTCGGAAAGGCGATTCCGACAATGACGGGCTTGCGGATGAGTGGGAGGCGCATTTTTTCGGTGATGCAATGGGTGCGTCGCCCAATGAGGATTCGGATTCGGACGGACAGAGCAACCTGCAGGAATATATCGCCGGCTGTGATCCGACCAGTTCGAACTCATTTTTTTCGGCTCGCTTAAGTTCTGACTGTGTCCTCGGTTGGAATGAGGTTTCCGGGCGGGTTTATTCGGTCTATTGGACATCCAACCTGCTTGGCGGGTTCCAATGCTTGGAAAGCAATATTCCCTGGACGGGTTCCGGGTTTGTCGATGCGGCGCATCATGCGGAGCCGCTGGGATTTTACCGGGTTGAGGTTCAGCTTCAATAA
- a CDS encoding laminin G domain-containing protein, with the protein MNKVLASVFLFAAALHAGDVASRWSFNQEGLSGLTFKSGAGIEEASSPSRRGVLSFGENSGVASLNSGLIPEDFDENNFTFSLMFRCDPLPPIGSASAEDQSLFKSERLSMVVRRGNDGGNAGTIFAMLQVGAKKVLFKPNVRVDDGRWHRVTLRSDARKNRVQVFLDGQLHASRDVEGSAPLLATAEEFVLGPAPAAQVDELSIHNVALDDAAVRSAFNYAYYGVEDRNLQAGIDSVRIFIPANQPEFCARYSQIFARHLMGRAPAVKVSFESQRPLRPAERGELLLVAGVAGVDAGADALLREGLPRLPSVDRPGPEGFSLKVAPSGDGLTAWVAGTDERGVLYGLGRLLLLSQKEGFRVGWPQALEVVSAPRVELRSANSGAFKLSMDVSLAKKTGARAWSVAEGITYWEESLLFGVNFYTYGRGRVTPVNLESYRKDGRGIALATDQVCADYGMHICISQSVNGLGRSNMKPGWNALNIAGQEDPHLACMSIPEAREAIIETWEIYAKESQRLDSALLAAADIAGCHCEACRKDWPKMYYELCCDIAEVVHRWKPDAKLYFSNQEMSFEQNEELFELVRRDRNSPLAGYIYAPAGSENSTYGYLLKNPRWDRYPGLYPDSTFLKSRLSYLQPGQDIVSFPDISHWKRAECGVAYADPIISEVYPRRTYTARPLAYSKAFDERMAYCSGVSGYSEGNHDDFNKYYLMRLAWDPDLEPREIAREYYAYYCGPEAGELLADAVFLGEQIRENPFRRSGETIRRYRQLVQQAGDCMPPEYLAGNWRYYQMDVRSLIDLYLYERMKFQQQQVKQAEQLMRAAGDSADPSVRLREAQDVLSGQFESDLLDQARVADDITDKAIGLRSYALKVADSGDVAGVYWLKDQIEMILQQSGAYAQCRMIQGVLNYDQVGPDEFYDNCGTIDQQPNYDFESGELYYGTGSWPKETRPSQRWYNYSFEAQDGLEFSYSGLDTNAEYTVTVTWPNPTGVSFALNSPNAFYVEADGVQVGMVTPPDRVEQFSFDLPVAVTQDGILNVALRKVTGQSRCTCISEIWVRKKDKAD; encoded by the coding sequence GTGAATAAGGTTTTAGCGAGCGTTTTTCTTTTTGCGGCAGCGTTGCATGCGGGTGACGTAGCTTCGAGGTGGAGCTTCAATCAGGAAGGCTTGAGCGGGTTGACTTTTAAGAGCGGTGCCGGAATTGAAGAGGCTTCTTCGCCTTCTCGCCGCGGGGTGCTGTCGTTTGGGGAAAACTCCGGAGTTGCCTCCTTGAACAGTGGACTGATACCGGAAGATTTTGATGAGAATAATTTCACCTTCAGCCTGATGTTCCGGTGCGATCCGCTTCCTCCAATCGGCAGTGCGTCGGCAGAGGATCAGAGTCTGTTTAAAAGCGAGCGTTTGAGCATGGTTGTTCGTCGCGGGAATGACGGCGGCAATGCCGGCACCATTTTCGCCATGCTGCAGGTTGGGGCAAAAAAAGTTTTGTTTAAGCCGAATGTGCGAGTCGATGACGGGCGGTGGCATCGCGTGACGCTGAGGTCGGATGCCCGGAAAAATCGCGTGCAGGTTTTCCTCGATGGTCAGTTGCATGCGAGTCGCGATGTGGAGGGATCTGCTCCGCTGCTTGCAACGGCCGAAGAGTTTGTTTTGGGGCCTGCTCCGGCAGCGCAGGTGGATGAGTTGAGTATCCATAATGTGGCGCTGGATGATGCGGCGGTGCGCAGTGCTTTTAATTATGCTTATTACGGGGTGGAGGATCGCAACCTGCAGGCGGGGATCGATTCGGTTCGAATCTTTATTCCCGCGAATCAGCCGGAGTTTTGTGCGCGCTATTCCCAGATCTTTGCCAGGCATTTGATGGGGCGTGCGCCGGCGGTGAAGGTGTCGTTTGAATCGCAGCGTCCGCTGCGCCCGGCGGAACGCGGCGAACTGCTTCTTGTGGCCGGCGTTGCCGGCGTGGACGCAGGGGCCGATGCGCTTTTGCGGGAAGGGCTTCCCCGGCTCCCGAGTGTGGACCGTCCGGGTCCGGAGGGCTTTTCTCTGAAGGTGGCGCCGTCCGGTGACGGGCTGACGGCATGGGTGGCCGGAACCGATGAGCGGGGCGTTTTGTATGGTTTGGGTCGCCTTCTTCTCCTGTCGCAAAAAGAAGGGTTTCGTGTTGGATGGCCGCAGGCGCTGGAGGTGGTTTCCGCCCCGCGCGTGGAGCTGCGTTCTGCGAACAGCGGGGCGTTTAAGCTTTCGATGGATGTTTCCTTGGCAAAGAAAACCGGGGCCCGCGCATGGAGCGTTGCGGAGGGCATCACCTATTGGGAAGAGTCGCTTCTGTTCGGCGTTAATTTTTACACCTACGGGCGAGGTCGGGTGACGCCGGTGAATTTGGAAAGCTATCGGAAGGATGGTCGCGGAATCGCCCTCGCGACGGATCAGGTCTGCGCGGATTATGGGATGCATATCTGCATTTCGCAGTCTGTAAACGGGCTGGGGCGATCCAATATGAAGCCGGGCTGGAATGCGTTGAATATTGCCGGCCAGGAAGATCCGCACCTGGCGTGCATGTCGATTCCCGAGGCTCGCGAGGCGATCATCGAAACGTGGGAAATTTATGCAAAAGAGAGCCAGCGGCTCGATTCCGCCTTGCTTGCGGCGGCGGATATTGCCGGCTGCCATTGTGAGGCGTGCCGCAAAGACTGGCCGAAGATGTATTATGAGCTGTGCTGTGATATCGCGGAGGTCGTTCATCGCTGGAAGCCGGATGCAAAACTCTATTTTTCCAACCAGGAAATGAGTTTTGAGCAGAACGAGGAATTGTTCGAGTTAGTGCGCAGGGATCGCAACAGCCCGCTGGCCGGATATATTTACGCCCCCGCCGGCAGCGAAAATTCGACTTATGGATATTTGCTGAAAAACCCGCGTTGGGATCGCTATCCGGGACTTTATCCCGACAGCACGTTTTTGAAGTCCCGGCTGAGCTACCTGCAGCCGGGGCAGGATATTGTGTCGTTCCCGGATATTAGTCACTGGAAGCGGGCCGAGTGCGGCGTGGCGTATGCCGATCCGATCATTTCCGAGGTTTACCCGCGCCGGACGTACACCGCCCGTCCGCTGGCGTACTCTAAAGCTTTTGATGAGCGCATGGCATATTGCTCTGGGGTTTCTGGTTATTCCGAAGGAAACCATGACGACTTCAATAAGTATTATTTGATGCGGCTGGCGTGGGATCCGGATCTCGAACCCCGAGAGATTGCACGGGAATATTACGCTTATTATTGCGGTCCGGAGGCCGGTGAGCTGCTCGCAGATGCGGTTTTTCTCGGTGAGCAGATTCGTGAAAACCCCTTCCGCAGGAGCGGGGAAACTATTCGCCGCTATCGTCAGCTCGTACAGCAGGCGGGGGATTGCATGCCGCCAGAATATCTGGCGGGGAACTGGCGTTATTACCAAATGGATGTGCGTTCGCTGATTGATTTGTATTTGTACGAACGCATGAAATTTCAGCAGCAGCAGGTGAAGCAGGCGGAGCAGCTGATGCGGGCTGCCGGAGACAGCGCGGATCCTTCTGTGCGGCTGCGTGAGGCGCAGGATGTTCTTTCCGGCCAGTTTGAATCGGATCTGCTCGATCAGGCGCGCGTCGCAGATGACATTACTGACAAGGCCATCGGGCTTCGTTCGTACGCTTTGAAGGTTGCGGACAGCGGCGATGTGGCGGGTGTTTATTGGCTGAAAGATCAGATTGAAATGATCCTTCAGCAAAGCGGTGCGTATGCGCAGTGCCGAATGATTCAGGGCGTTCTGAATTATGATCAGGTCGGACCGGACGAATTTTATGACAACTGCGGGACGATCGACCAGCAGCCTAATTATGATTTTGAAAGTGGTGAGCTGTATTATGGAACCGGCTCCTGGCCGAAAGAGACTCGGCCGTCACAGCGGTGGTATAACTACTCGTTTGAGGCCCAGGACGGCCTGGAATTTTCGTATAGCGGTCTGGACACAAATGCTGAATATACAGTCACTGTGACCTGGCCGAATCCGACAGGCGTCAGTTTTGCGCTCAACAGTCCCAACGCGTTTTATGTTGAAGCCGATGGTGTTCAGGTTGGGATGGTAACTCCGCCGGATCGGGTTGAGCAGTTCTCATTTGACTTGCCGGTTGCTGTTACGCAGGACGGAATCCTCAATGTTGCGTTGCGAAAAGTGACGGGGCAGAGTCGGTGCACCTGTATTTCCGAAATATGGGTGAGGAAAAAAGACAAAGCAGATTAG